A section of the Triticum dicoccoides isolate Atlit2015 ecotype Zavitan chromosome 7A, WEW_v2.0, whole genome shotgun sequence genome encodes:
- the LOC119327403 gene encoding uncharacterized protein LOC119327403, translating into MSPPSPTLVLLLACVRPQSPLDSHRPAGFTGEVPSEPPHCRRRSTEPRRFHLARPDAADEHRHHLRDSLDTLHLPVFFPIDEDHRSRSPLRHRRRAAVFIIAGHLHHPPYIR; encoded by the exons ATGTCACCCCCTTCTCCTACCTTGGTCCTCCTCCTCGCTTGCGTGCGTCCTCAGTCTCCCCTTGACAGCCATCGCCCAGCTGGGTTCACCGGCGAG GTCCCGTCGGAGCCGCCGCACTGTCGACGACGGAGCACTGAGCCTCGCCGTTTTCACCTCGCCCGTCCCGACGCCGCTGATGAACACCGCCACCACCTTCGCGACTCCCTCGACACGCTgcacctccccgtcttcttccccaTCGACGAGGACCACCGCAGCCGCAGCCCCCTCCGTCACCGACGTCGTGCCGCCGTCTTCATCATCGCCGGCCACCTCCACCACCCGCC ATATATCCGatga